The Cyanobacteria bacterium GSL.Bin1 genome segment TATTCAAAGAATTAATTTCCACCTTTTTTCTCGAATTTCTTGAGCTTTTCTTTCCTCAAGTTTTGGAATATCTTGAACCCGAATCTATTACTTTTCGGGATAAAGAAGTCTTTACCGATGTGACAAGGGGAGACCGCTACGAAACCGACTTGTTAGCCGAAGTACAGTTTCGGGGAGAAGACTCTTACTTTCTGATTCATCTAGAAAATCAAGCCTCATCTCAAAGTAACTTTAACCAGAGAATGTTCCGTTACTTTGCGCGGTTACATGAAAAATTTGATTTACCCATTTATCCCATTGTCATTTTCTCTTATGACCAACCGAAAAAACAAGCGATTAATTATTACCAAGTTGAATTTCCTGATTTCCAAGTCTTACAATTTAACTATCGGGTGATTCAGCTTAACCGCTTAAACTGGCGAGATTTTCTCAATCAAGCTAATCCAGTGGCTTGCGCGTTAATGGCAAAAATGAACATTGCCCCCACCGAACGTCCGCGAGTCAAGTTGGAATGTCTGCGTTTATTAGCCACTTTACGTCTAAACCCAGCTCGAATGCAACTAATTT includes the following:
- a CDS encoding DUF4351 domain-containing protein, which encodes FKELISTFFLEFLELFFPQVLEYLEPESITFRDKEVFTDVTRGDRYETDLLAEVQFRGEDSYFLIHLENQASSQSNFNQRMFRYFARLHEKFDLPIYPIVIFSYDQPKKQAINYYQVEFPDFQVLQFNYRVIQLNRLNWRDFLNQANPVACALMAKMNIAPTERPRVKLECLRLLATLRLNPARMQLISGFVDTYLRLTASELEVFNQEFEQIESIAVKEGIMEITTSWKEEGKEKGKQELILHLLNHRLGELSSETQAEIMSLNSSQLEELGVAMFNLENEDDLNSWLANSPTNN